A stretch of the Coprobacillus cateniformis genome encodes the following:
- a CDS encoding sensor histidine kinase has translation MKTNNREFIRLKYIALIILFLFIIIYLVGFSRDIMFVLGIILMGSLYISFQNVVKELYCEMREVIAYAANDQQTIIKDGDLGLLYNEMMRLKKRTVAYEKVIQQEKDKLRQMIEDICHQLKTPLTSISIYNDLLLDGKIQDNYFEEINQQIEKMKYLINSLLTLAKLQSSQIEFEFEYQSIQEVIQLSMQSLQPLIKKTRIQIHIEELETCFYYDESWLQEALSNILKNSLEQTCSRIDITFLEHQQYLKMFIYNDGEAIQEKDLPHIFERFYHTKKQQGVGIGLALSKEIIEKHHGSIQAYNDRNGVVFEILFPRYQMNNKFKVS, from the coding sequence ATGAAGACGAATAATAGAGAATTTATAAGATTAAAGTATATAGCTTTGATTATTTTGTTTTTATTTATTATCATTTATTTGGTTGGTTTTTCAAGAGATATTATGTTTGTTCTTGGAATTATTTTAATGGGGAGTCTTTATATTAGTTTTCAAAATGTTGTCAAAGAATTATATTGTGAAATGCGTGAAGTGATTGCTTATGCCGCTAACGATCAACAAACAATTATAAAAGATGGTGATTTGGGTTTACTGTATAATGAAATGATGCGTTTAAAAAAAAGAACGGTTGCTTATGAAAAGGTTATTCAACAGGAAAAAGATAAACTTCGTCAAATGATTGAAGATATTTGTCATCAGTTAAAAACACCTCTTACAAGCATATCTATATATAATGATCTACTGTTAGATGGAAAGATACAAGACAATTATTTTGAAGAAATTAATCAGCAGATTGAAAAAATGAAATATTTAATTAACAGTCTTTTAACATTAGCAAAATTACAAAGCAGTCAAATTGAATTTGAATTTGAGTATCAGTCTATCCAGGAAGTTATACAATTATCTATGCAGTCTTTACAACCTTTAATAAAGAAAACACGAATTCAGATACATATTGAAGAATTAGAAACGTGCTTTTATTATGATGAAAGTTGGTTACAAGAAGCTTTATCTAATATATTAAAAAATTCATTAGAACAAACTTGTAGTCGTATAGATATAACATTTCTAGAACATCAGCAATATTTAAAGATGTTTATTTATAATGATGGTGAAGCTATTCAAGAGAAAGATTTACCTCATATTTTTGAAAGGTTTTATCATACAAAGAAACAACAGGGTGTTGGTATTGGATTGGCTTTATCGAAAGAGATTATTGAAAAACATCATGGCAGTATCCAGGCTTATAATGATCGTAATGGCGTTGTCTTTGAAATTCTTTTTCCACGTTATCAAATGAATAATAAATTTAAAGTGTCATGA
- a CDS encoding response regulator transcription factor, translated as MKKVLIVEDDIALAKSLKAALEVKDYQIEVADCYNLAIRMFQHMTFDILVVDIQLPDGDGIELCEYIRKQSQLPILFLTANDNEEMLVKGLNSGGDDYMTKPFRIKELYARLQALLRRSQSLQDKMIVGNLQIDLQRREVFIEKQEVHLSTIDFDILKMLMIHKNQVLTRSQLLEAIDQENNFVEDNTLSVHVKRLRDKLGIYHGHSYIETVRGIGYRLNKEVLYEDE; from the coding sequence ATGAAGAAAGTATTAATAGTAGAAGATGATATAGCATTAGCAAAGTCCTTAAAAGCAGCTCTAGAAGTGAAAGATTATCAAATAGAAGTTGCTGACTGTTATAATCTTGCTATAAGGATGTTTCAGCATATGACTTTTGATATACTTGTAGTGGATATTCAATTACCAGATGGAGATGGAATTGAGCTTTGCGAGTATATAAGAAAACAATCTCAATTACCAATCCTTTTTTTAACAGCTAATGATAATGAAGAGATGTTAGTCAAAGGGTTGAATAGTGGTGGAGATGATTATATGACAAAACCATTTCGAATTAAAGAACTTTATGCAAGACTACAAGCTCTTTTAAGACGTAGTCAATCTTTACAGGATAAAATGATAGTTGGGAACTTACAAATTGATTTACAACGTAGAGAAGTATTTATTGAAAAACAGGAAGTTCATCTTTCTACTATTGATTTTGATATTTTAAAAATGTTAATGATTCATAAGAATCAAGTATTGACACGGAGCCAACTTTTAGAAGCCATTGATCAAGAGAATAATTTTGTGGAGGACAATACACTTTCAGTACATGTCAAAAGGTTACGTGATAAATTAGGAATATATCATGGCCATTCTTATATAGAAACAGTGAGAGGAATTGGTTACAGGCTCAATAAAGAGGTGCTATATGAAGACGAATAA
- a CDS encoding GTP pyrophosphokinase — protein sequence MHNSAKKIIKQFHDNQEIYRSLKHDIDDIFTRIIDTNHFRISNMAIRIKSEDALMKKITYKNRYQDINEITDVVACRIITLFENDVDRIYECVKDNFEVIEYNDKRKKNYDDRIDFGYNSLHLLIKFNDERCQFIEYSAYKDIIFELQIRTTLQHSWAEIEHGLGYKSQYEIPKDIRRRLTRLSASLELLDEEFVHIAKEVDEYNKGIVHIEKILKTDINVNSLIQYVNTSPRINGILEKLHTEFQFKFERDSELISQSRLIQRFHYMGYTYINELDDFVENHLKEIEWLSRERVENFKENHLINIYNVLVWISLVMLANDGVSDPEEIFSKESIERLQHLKESIEDKVIN from the coding sequence ATGCATAATTCTGCAAAAAAGATAATTAAACAATTTCATGATAACCAGGAGATATATCGTTCTTTAAAACACGATATTGATGATATCTTTACACGTATTATAGATACAAATCATTTCCGTATATCAAATATGGCAATACGTATTAAGAGTGAAGATGCTTTGATGAAAAAAATCACATACAAAAACAGATATCAGGATATTAATGAGATTACAGATGTTGTGGCTTGTCGTATTATTACTTTGTTTGAAAATGATGTTGATCGTATTTATGAATGTGTAAAAGATAATTTTGAGGTTATAGAATATAATGATAAAAGAAAGAAAAACTATGATGATCGTATAGACTTTGGATATAATTCATTACATCTTTTAATTAAATTTAATGATGAGAGATGTCAGTTTATTGAGTATTCAGCATATAAAGATATTATTTTTGAATTACAGATTAGAACCACTTTGCAACATTCTTGGGCAGAAATTGAACATGGATTAGGATATAAATCACAGTATGAAATACCTAAAGATATTCGTAGACGTTTAACAAGATTATCTGCATCATTAGAACTGCTAGATGAGGAGTTTGTTCATATTGCAAAAGAAGTAGATGAATATAATAAAGGCATTGTCCATATTGAAAAGATTCTTAAAACAGATATAAATGTTAATTCTTTAATTCAGTATGTGAATACATCTCCACGTATAAATGGCATTTTAGAAAAGCTACATACTGAATTTCAATTTAAATTTGAGCGTGATTCTGAATTAATATCGCAGTCACGTTTAATTCAAAGATTCCATTATATGGGGTATACATATATTAATGAATTGGATGATTTTGTGGAAAATCATCTCAAGGAAATTGAATGGTTATCTCGAGAAAGAGTAGAGAACTTTAAAGAAAACCATTTGATTAACATTTATAATGTCTTAGTTTGGATTTCTTTAGTTATGCTTGCTAATGATGGTGTGAGCGATCCTGAAGAAATCTTCTCTAAGGAGAGTATTGAAAGGTTACAGCATTTAAAAGAATCTATTGAAGATAAAGTTATTAATTAA
- a CDS encoding ABC transporter ATP-binding protein, with amino-acid sequence MCQVSKVYGENETEVYALRNIHLDIEEGTFVTIVGKSGSGKSTLLHVMGGLEKPNSGEVIIQDISLYDLKEDELTILRRRQIGFVFQFFNLIPSQNVYENIILPMRLDGRKEDSEYVEDIIRMLGLEEKKLSYIDELSGGQQQRVAIARALASKPTIILLDEPTGNLDSQNSEEVMDLLKISQRRYNQTIVMVTHDAMMANKADRIITIEDGQIVGDQHV; translated from the coding sequence ATGTGTCAAGTGAGTAAGGTATATGGAGAAAATGAAACTGAAGTCTATGCTTTAAGGAATATTCATTTGGATATTGAAGAAGGAACATTTGTTACGATTGTTGGGAAAAGTGGAAGTGGGAAATCAACATTGCTTCATGTTATGGGAGGTTTAGAAAAGCCAAATAGTGGAGAGGTTATCATCCAGGATATCTCTTTATATGACTTGAAAGAAGACGAACTGACAATTTTAAGAAGAAGACAGATTGGCTTTGTTTTTCAATTTTTCAATCTTATACCAAGTCAAAATGTCTATGAGAACATTATTTTACCAATGCGTTTAGATGGACGAAAAGAGGATTCTGAATACGTTGAAGATATTATTCGGATGTTGGGTTTGGAAGAAAAGAAACTTTCTTATATTGATGAGTTGTCAGGTGGACAGCAGCAAAGAGTTGCGATTGCACGAGCCTTAGCATCTAAACCAACTATTATTTTATTGGATGAGCCAACAGGTAATTTAGATTCACAGAATAGTGAAGAAGTTATGGATCTTTTAAAAATATCGCAACGTAGATATAATCAAACTATAGTGATGGTTACGCATGATGCGATGATGGCAAACAAGGCAGATCGTATTATTACCATAGAAGATGGCCAAATTGTAGGTGATCAACATGTTTAA